Within Paenibacillus albicereus, the genomic segment TCGTCGCGGAGAACGGATTCGATCCGGAGGACATCTGCAGCGTGCTCATCACGGTGACGACGGATCTGGACGCGGCTTTTCCGGCTAGGGCGATCCGCGGCCTCCAGGGCTGGGACCTCGTGCCGCTCATGTGCGCGGTCGAGGTGCCCGTCAAAGGCAGCCTGGAGCGTTGCATCCGGCTCATGGTCACGGTCAACACGGAGCTGACGCAGAAGGAGATCAAGCATGTCTATCTGCGCGGAGCGGGCGTGCTGCGTCCCGATCTGAGCGGTTCCAAGGGTTGACGGCTCGCCGGAGCCCTTGTATAGTGAGGGTAATGTATAGTGCTAGCGCCTATTGAGGGCGGAGCAGGCAGTCCCCGATCATGTCCGGCGGCAAGAGGGCTTGGAGTGGCGGGGAGCCTGAGAGAGATGAGTCGAGATGAGCTTAGCTGAGTTTGAGGAGCCTGCTTCGCCGCAGAGGATTGTGCCGCGCATCGCCAATAGGGCGGCGTAGACGGCCGATGTCCTGCGCGTCATGCAGCTGCTGCTCATTAAGCCTATTCCTTTCATCGCTCTCGTCCAGCTCCCGCCTATGGCGGGAGCTTTTTGCTTGGAGCTTATCCATCTGATGCCAAGGAGACGATGAAGATGAATCGAGAGCTGCAGTCCGTGCTCCGCCTCGCGGGACGGTACAACCTGATTCCGATCGCGCGCTATTTGCTCGCGGACACCGAGACGCCGATTCGGCTGTTCCAG encodes:
- the aroH gene encoding chorismate mutase encodes the protein MSVRGIRGAITVDRNEEQEILQATSEMLRAIVAENGFDPEDICSVLITVTTDLDAAFPARAIRGLQGWDLVPLMCAVEVPVKGSLERCIRLMVTVNTELTQKEIKHVYLRGAGVLRPDLSGSKG